A region of Streptomyces sp. NBC_01788 DNA encodes the following proteins:
- a CDS encoding LacI family DNA-binding transcriptional regulator, translated as MGHPFPIREIARQAGLSEATVDRVLNGRGGVRESTAGEVRRAIADLDRQRTQVRLVGRTFMVDIVMQAPERFSTAVRAALEAELPSLHPAVVRSRFHFRETGPVREQVAVLDRIARRGSQGVILKAPDVPEVTEAVGRLVAAGIPVVTLVTDLPTSARLGYVGSDNRAAGATAAYLMGQWLGDRPGNVLTSLSSGFFRNEEEREMGFRGAMRARHPRRALVEIAEGQGLDATQYDLVRAALERDPEIRAVYSIGGGNIATLRAFADLGRECAVFIAHDLDQDNTRLLREHRLSAVLHHDLRQDLREACHLVMRAHGALPPAGPTLPSAIQVVTPHNMPPHPTAG; from the coding sequence ATGGGCCACCCCTTCCCGATCCGCGAGATAGCACGTCAGGCCGGGCTGAGCGAGGCCACCGTCGACCGGGTGCTCAACGGTCGCGGCGGCGTGCGGGAGAGCACCGCGGGGGAGGTGCGCCGGGCCATCGCCGACCTCGACCGGCAGCGCACCCAGGTCCGCCTCGTGGGCCGCACCTTCATGGTCGACATCGTGATGCAGGCGCCCGAGCGGTTCAGCACCGCCGTACGTGCCGCCCTGGAGGCCGAACTGCCGTCCCTGCACCCGGCCGTGGTGCGCTCCCGCTTCCACTTCCGCGAGACCGGCCCGGTACGGGAGCAGGTCGCCGTCCTCGACCGGATCGCACGACGCGGCTCGCAGGGCGTGATCCTCAAGGCCCCGGACGTCCCCGAGGTCACCGAGGCGGTCGGCCGGCTGGTGGCGGCCGGCATCCCGGTCGTCACCCTCGTCACCGACCTGCCCACCAGCGCCCGGCTCGGCTACGTCGGCAGCGACAACCGGGCGGCGGGCGCGACGGCCGCGTACCTGATGGGCCAGTGGCTCGGCGACCGGCCCGGCAATGTGCTCACCAGCCTCAGCAGCGGCTTCTTCCGCAACGAGGAGGAACGCGAGATGGGCTTCCGCGGCGCCATGCGCGCCCGTCACCCCCGGCGGGCCCTGGTGGAGATCGCCGAGGGGCAGGGCCTGGACGCCACGCAGTACGACCTCGTGCGGGCCGCCCTGGAGCGCGATCCGGAGATCCGCGCCGTCTACTCGATCGGCGGCGGCAACATCGCCACTCTGCGGGCCTTCGCCGACCTGGGCCGCGAGTGCGCGGTGTTCATCGCCCACGACCTCGACCAGGACAACACCCGCCTGCTGCGCGAGCACCGCCTGTCCGCCGTGCTCCACCACGATCTGCGTCAGGACCTGCGGGAGGCCTGCCACCTGGTGATGCGGGCCCACGGCGCCCTGCCGCCCGCCGGACCGACGCTTCCGTCGGCGATCCAGGTGGTTACCCCCCACAACATGCCGCCGCACCCGACGGCCGGCTGA
- a CDS encoding GntR family transcriptional regulator codes for MPNQAGPSSGEQAKQHALTRLRQAILHGEMAPAQRLVENELAEQFGVTRASIRAALIDLEAQGLVERIRNRGSRVRVVTVEEAVAITECRMVLEGLCAAKAAVAASDEQLSELVDLGTAMEKAVKEGEPVTYSDLNHELHARIREFSGQRTALELLERLNAQLVRHRFQLALRPGRPQQSLSEHLAMIEAIGARDPQAAEAAVRAHLTSVIDALRD; via the coding sequence ATGCCGAACCAAGCCGGTCCGAGCAGCGGGGAGCAGGCCAAGCAGCATGCGCTCACGCGGCTGCGGCAGGCGATCCTGCACGGCGAGATGGCACCGGCCCAGCGGCTGGTGGAGAACGAACTCGCCGAGCAGTTCGGTGTGACACGGGCCAGCATCCGCGCGGCGCTGATCGATCTGGAGGCCCAGGGCCTGGTCGAGCGGATCCGCAACCGGGGTTCGCGGGTGCGGGTGGTGACAGTGGAGGAAGCGGTCGCGATCACCGAGTGCCGCATGGTCCTCGAAGGGCTGTGCGCGGCCAAGGCGGCCGTCGCGGCGAGCGACGAGCAGTTGTCAGAACTCGTGGACCTCGGCACGGCGATGGAGAAGGCCGTGAAGGAGGGCGAGCCGGTCACCTACTCCGACCTCAACCACGAACTGCACGCCCGGATCCGGGAGTTCTCCGGCCAGCGCACGGCCCTGGAACTACTGGAACGACTCAACGCCCAACTGGTGCGGCACCGATTCCAGTTGGCGCTGCGGCCAGGACGTCCGCAGCAGTCCCTGAGCGAGCACCTGGCCATGATCGAGGCGATCGGGGCCAGGGATCCGCAGGCGGCCGAGGCGGCCGTCCGCGCCCACCTCACCAGCGTGATCGACGCGTTGCGCGACTGA
- a CDS encoding cupin domain-containing protein, producing MTHSFVLHVPDADLVPEPLEPEQIVSGTPEVTGKVVWKSADGRQVRGIWQITPGVVTDTEADELFVVISGSATIEVEGGPTLRVGPGDLAVLREGDRTTWTVHETLRKAYAINL from the coding sequence ATGACGCACAGTTTCGTTCTGCATGTCCCCGACGCCGACCTCGTGCCCGAGCCGCTCGAACCGGAGCAGATCGTCTCCGGGACGCCCGAGGTGACCGGCAAGGTGGTCTGGAAGTCGGCGGACGGCCGGCAGGTCCGCGGGATCTGGCAGATCACGCCCGGGGTCGTCACCGACACCGAGGCGGACGAGCTGTTCGTGGTGATCAGCGGCTCGGCGACTATCGAGGTCGAGGGCGGTCCGACCCTGCGCGTCGGCCCGGGCGACCTGGCGGTGCTGCGCGAGGGCGACCGCACGACGTGGACGGTGCACGAGACGCTGCGGAAGGCCTACGCGATCAACCTGTGA
- a CDS encoding PIG-L deacetylase family protein, with protein MTHAGAQTPKPSTSFEQGGPPSPRSTLVVTAHAGDFVWRAGGAIALAAARGEKVTVACLTFGERGESAKAWREGRNLEEIKEIRRAEAEQAAATLGAEVRFFDAGDYPLVPTAELTDRLVALCRETQPDVVLTHPVEDPYNGDHPAANRMALEARVLAQAIGYPGSGEIIGAPPVFYFEPHQPEMSGFRPEVLLDITEVWETKRKAMECLGAQRHLWDYYTDLAVRRGVQLKRNAGPNLGLPHKTMAEAYMRPYPQVTKELA; from the coding sequence ATGACGCACGCGGGTGCGCAGACCCCCAAGCCCTCGACTTCGTTCGAGCAAGGGGGACCCCCATCCCCACGGTCGACACTCGTCGTCACCGCGCACGCCGGGGACTTCGTGTGGCGGGCGGGCGGAGCGATCGCCCTGGCCGCCGCACGCGGTGAGAAGGTCACCGTCGCGTGCCTGACCTTCGGCGAGCGCGGCGAGTCGGCCAAGGCCTGGCGCGAGGGCCGGAACCTGGAGGAGATCAAGGAGATACGGCGCGCGGAGGCCGAGCAGGCCGCCGCCACCCTCGGCGCCGAGGTCCGCTTCTTCGACGCCGGCGACTATCCCCTCGTGCCCACCGCCGAGTTGACCGACCGGCTCGTCGCCCTCTGCCGCGAGACCCAGCCCGACGTGGTCCTCACCCACCCGGTGGAGGACCCGTACAACGGCGACCATCCGGCCGCCAACCGGATGGCCCTGGAGGCCCGCGTACTCGCCCAGGCCATCGGCTATCCCGGTTCCGGCGAGATCATCGGCGCACCGCCCGTCTTCTACTTCGAGCCGCACCAGCCCGAGATGAGCGGCTTCCGGCCCGAAGTGCTGCTTGACATCACCGAGGTGTGGGAGACCAAGCGCAAGGCGATGGAGTGCCTGGGCGCCCAGCGGCACCTGTGGGACTACTACACCGACCTCGCCGTCCGCCGCGGCGTCCAGCTCAAGCGCAACGCCGGTCCCAACCTGGGCCTGCCGCACAAGACCATGGCCGAGGCCTACATGCGTCCCTACCCGCAGGTCACGAAGGAGCTGGCATGA
- a CDS encoding SDR family oxidoreductase, with protein sequence MGLLDGSADGLLHGKVVLVNGGSQGVGAAIARAAVREGAVVAVTGRRTEPGEALVAELTAAGGTATFVRADLADAGQAKGSVARVVSAYGRIDCLVNSAGLTSRGTLLDTTPELFDAHIAVNLKGPFFAMQAAVADMVARGAPGTVVNIITSSAHGGQPFLAPYVAAKAGLAGLTRNAAHAHRHDRVRINGLNIGWTATEGEDATQRAFHGAGDDWRERAAERLPMGRLGQPDEIADFVVLLLSERSGVVTGSVIDWDQNVLGGLD encoded by the coding sequence ATGGGACTTCTCGACGGATCCGCGGACGGCCTGCTCCACGGCAAGGTCGTCCTCGTCAACGGCGGCAGCCAGGGCGTGGGGGCCGCGATCGCGCGGGCCGCCGTCCGCGAGGGCGCCGTCGTCGCCGTGACCGGGCGGCGGACCGAGCCGGGCGAGGCCCTGGTGGCGGAGCTGACGGCCGCCGGGGGCACCGCGACGTTCGTCCGGGCCGACCTGGCCGACGCCGGACAGGCCAAGGGGTCGGTGGCACGGGTGGTCTCCGCGTACGGTCGGATCGACTGCCTGGTGAACTCCGCGGGGCTGACCTCGCGCGGCACGCTCCTCGACACCACGCCCGAGCTGTTCGACGCGCACATCGCGGTCAACCTCAAGGGGCCGTTCTTCGCGATGCAGGCGGCGGTGGCCGACATGGTGGCGCGCGGGGCGCCCGGCACGGTCGTCAACATCATCACGTCCTCGGCGCACGGCGGGCAGCCGTTCCTGGCGCCGTACGTCGCCGCCAAGGCCGGCCTGGCCGGGCTCACCCGCAACGCCGCACACGCCCACCGCCACGACCGGGTGCGGATCAACGGCCTGAACATCGGCTGGACCGCGACCGAGGGCGAGGACGCCACCCAGCGCGCCTTCCACGGCGCCGGCGACGACTGGCGCGAGCGGGCCGCGGAGCGGCTGCCGATGGGCAGGCTCGGTCAGCCCGACGAGATCGCCGACTTCGTGGTCCTGCTGCTGTCCGAGCGGTCCGGGGTGGTCACCGGTTCGGTGATCGACTGGGACCAGAACGTGCTCGGCGGACTGGACTGA
- a CDS encoding serine hydrolase domain-containing protein: protein MTHACPRLRRAVVTATAVGVLVVPLAGGTASAGPAARPGAVTATAPAGMSPTGVRRLSPDVVRQLDQAVLRVMRQAGVPGVTVGLWTPDEGEYVKSFGVADRSTGRKMSPDLYMRIGSETKTFTVTALLHLVDRHKVRLDDPVGKYVAGVPNGNGITLRQLAGMRSGLFDYTADAGFRKALTSDPHRAVTPHQLLAYAFKHLPLFPPGRRFEYSNTNVILLGLVVEKAGGRPLADYIATHVLRPTGLDQTFFPAGAQFPRPHAQGYTNQTPNGEVRDAAHWNPSWAWAAGAMISNLDDLRVWARTVATGVLPDGTRLISTASQKQRLTTHPTSVPGAGYGLGIFDVRGWIGHNGSLPGYESLTVHLTPARTTLVVLLNSDIDEHGTEPSTLLGRAITKIVTPGHVFDLPARAAVR, encoded by the coding sequence ATGACCCACGCGTGTCCACGACTGCGACGGGCTGTCGTCACCGCGACCGCCGTCGGAGTTCTCGTGGTGCCCCTCGCCGGCGGGACGGCCTCCGCCGGACCCGCCGCCCGCCCCGGGGCCGTCACTGCCACCGCGCCCGCGGGCATGTCACCGACCGGAGTGCGCAGACTGAGCCCCGACGTGGTCCGGCAACTCGACCAGGCAGTGCTGCGCGTCATGCGGCAGGCGGGCGTGCCCGGGGTGACCGTGGGACTGTGGACACCGGACGAGGGCGAGTACGTCAAGTCCTTCGGCGTCGCCGACAGGAGCACCGGGCGGAAGATGTCGCCCGACCTGTACATGCGGATCGGCAGCGAGACCAAGACCTTCACCGTGACGGCGCTGCTGCACCTCGTGGACCGGCACAAGGTGCGCCTGGACGACCCCGTCGGCAAGTACGTCGCCGGCGTGCCGAACGGGAACGGGATCACCCTGCGGCAGCTCGCCGGGATGCGCAGCGGGCTGTTCGACTACACGGCGGACGCGGGCTTCCGCAAGGCGCTGACCTCCGACCCGCACCGGGCCGTCACCCCGCACCAACTGCTCGCCTACGCCTTCAAGCACCTCCCGCTCTTCCCGCCGGGCCGGAGGTTCGAGTACAGCAACACCAACGTCATCCTCCTCGGCCTGGTCGTGGAGAAGGCCGGCGGCCGGCCCCTCGCGGACTACATCGCCACCCACGTACTGCGCCCGACCGGACTTGACCAGACCTTCTTCCCGGCCGGGGCGCAGTTCCCGCGCCCGCACGCGCAGGGCTACACGAACCAGACCCCGAACGGCGAGGTGCGGGACGCGGCCCACTGGAACCCCTCCTGGGCCTGGGCGGCCGGGGCGATGATCTCCAACCTCGACGACCTGCGCGTCTGGGCGCGCACCGTCGCCACGGGCGTCCTGCCCGACGGCACCAGGCTCATCAGCACCGCCTCCCAGAAGCAGCGGCTCACCACACACCCGACCTCGGTCCCCGGCGCCGGATACGGCCTCGGCATCTTCGACGTGCGCGGCTGGATCGGCCACAACGGCTCCCTGCCGGGCTACGAGTCCCTCACCGTCCACCTCACCCCGGCGCGCACGACCCTCGTCGTTCTGCTGAACAGCGACATCGACGAGCACGGGACCGAGCCCAGCACCCTGCTCGGCCGGGCGATCACGAAGATCGTCACCCCGGGGCACGTCTTCGACCTGCCGGCCCGGGCGGCCGTCCGGTGA
- a CDS encoding phytanoyl-CoA dioxygenase family protein: MSSVPVHRRAWLSEQDCDLGSFRALVERATDLACYPHASAVDRGVLLYDARRLRGAVDRPALRAELVRALDEGPGIVVFRGAFPDTAVVDRATDVFRALIAEQRASGAGGGDHFAKPGANDRVWNALEKAALHDPETFADYYANDVLALVGEAWLGPGYQVTSQINVVNPGGAAQTVHRDYHLGFLANEVAAAYPAHVHRLSPVLTLQGAVAHCDMPVESGPTMYLPYSQRYEPGYLAWRLPAFQAYFEDHHVQLPLAKGDAVFFNPALFHAAGTNRSADIRRMANLLQVSSAFGRAMETVDREAVAGAVFPVLLKRKAEGADATWLDRVVAASAEGYPFPTNLDSDPPVDGLAPPSQADLVRRAVREEWTPDALRAQLRAAAERRGS, translated from the coding sequence ATGTCCTCCGTCCCCGTACACCGCCGTGCCTGGCTGTCCGAGCAGGACTGCGACCTCGGCTCCTTCCGCGCGCTCGTCGAGCGCGCGACCGACCTCGCCTGCTATCCGCACGCCTCGGCGGTGGACCGGGGCGTCCTCCTCTACGACGCCCGCCGGCTGCGCGGGGCCGTGGACCGCCCTGCCCTGCGGGCCGAACTGGTCCGCGCCCTGGACGAGGGCCCCGGCATCGTGGTGTTCCGGGGCGCCTTCCCCGACACCGCCGTGGTCGACCGGGCCACCGACGTCTTCCGCGCCCTGATCGCCGAGCAGCGCGCCTCGGGCGCGGGCGGCGGGGACCACTTCGCCAAGCCGGGCGCCAACGACCGGGTGTGGAACGCCCTGGAGAAGGCGGCGCTGCACGACCCGGAGACGTTCGCCGACTACTACGCCAACGACGTCCTGGCGCTGGTCGGCGAGGCCTGGCTGGGCCCCGGCTACCAGGTCACCTCGCAGATCAACGTGGTCAACCCGGGCGGCGCGGCCCAGACCGTGCACCGCGACTACCACCTGGGCTTCCTGGCCAACGAGGTCGCCGCCGCCTACCCGGCGCACGTCCACCGGCTCTCCCCCGTGCTGACCCTCCAGGGCGCGGTCGCGCACTGCGACATGCCCGTGGAGTCCGGACCGACGATGTACCTGCCGTACTCGCAGCGGTACGAGCCGGGCTACCTCGCCTGGCGACTGCCCGCGTTCCAGGCGTACTTCGAGGACCACCACGTGCAACTGCCGCTGGCCAAGGGGGACGCCGTCTTCTTCAACCCGGCGCTCTTCCACGCCGCCGGGACGAACCGGTCGGCGGACATCCGGCGCATGGCCAACCTGCTCCAGGTCTCCTCCGCGTTCGGGCGCGCGATGGAGACCGTCGACCGCGAGGCCGTCGCGGGCGCCGTCTTCCCCGTGCTGCTCAAGCGCAAGGCGGAGGGCGCCGACGCCACGTGGCTGGACCGCGTCGTCGCCGCGAGCGCCGAGGGCTACCCGTTCCCCACCAACCTCGACAGCGATCCGCCGGTCGACGGTCTGGCTCCGCCCTCGCAGGCGGACCTCGTACGGCGGGCGGTGCGCGAGGAGTGGACACCGGACGCGCTGCGCGCGCAGCTGCGGGCAGCCGCCGAGCGGCGCGGGAGCTGA
- the nhaA gene encoding Na+/H+ antiporter NhaA — MSGQTACGAGAHGPLRTFLHTETGSAAVLLAAAVAALVWANASPGTYESFWRTHVSLMIGSTGVSLGLREWINSGLMALFFFVVGLEARREFDIGELRERRRLALSAIAGISGMAVPVAIYLAVNAGHVTARGWGAAMSTDTAFALGILAVFGSRLPGGLRVFLLGVTVADDFLALAVIAFAYSGTLYVPALLTAFGVLAVLIALRLAGVRISAVYALVALVLWGALLRSGVDPVVSGLVMGLLTYAHPAQRHALERASRLFRRFREQPTPELERTLRRGLATALSPNERLQRMLHPWTSYLIVPLFALANAGLPLGAARLADAFTSPVTLGILLGYVLGKPIGVAGSTWLAVRLSRGRLRPPIGWGAIAAGGGLAGVGFTVSLLIATLAFRGPRLEEAKIGILATVVCSFAVTWLVTGALSLLPPRSRARALLGRGRVIVDLGEPVDPERDHVRGPLDAPVTLVEYGDYECPYCGLAEPVVRELLTEFGDDVRYVWRHLPLTDVHPNAQLAAEAAEAAARQGRFWRMHDVLISHQGDLSPKDLLGYAGQVGLDVDRFRRDLRARAGAQRVADDVESADLSAVSGTPTFFVNGRRHHGAYDITTLAAAVRAARERAALTSTGPQP, encoded by the coding sequence ATGAGCGGGCAGACCGCCTGCGGCGCCGGCGCGCACGGCCCGCTGCGCACCTTCCTGCACACCGAGACCGGCAGCGCCGCGGTGCTGCTCGCCGCCGCCGTCGCGGCGCTGGTGTGGGCCAACGCCTCGCCCGGCACGTACGAGTCGTTCTGGCGCACCCACGTCTCGCTCATGATCGGCTCGACCGGAGTCTCCCTGGGACTGCGGGAGTGGATCAACAGCGGGCTGATGGCGCTGTTCTTCTTCGTCGTCGGCCTCGAGGCCCGCCGGGAGTTCGACATCGGGGAGCTGAGGGAGCGCAGACGGCTCGCCCTCTCGGCGATCGCCGGGATCAGCGGCATGGCCGTACCCGTGGCGATCTACCTGGCCGTCAACGCGGGCCACGTCACCGCGCGGGGCTGGGGCGCGGCCATGTCCACGGACACGGCGTTCGCACTCGGCATCCTCGCCGTCTTCGGCTCCCGGCTGCCCGGTGGCCTGCGCGTCTTCCTGCTCGGCGTCACGGTCGCCGACGACTTCCTCGCGCTCGCCGTCATCGCCTTCGCCTACAGCGGCACCCTCTACGTGCCCGCCCTGCTCACCGCCTTCGGCGTCCTCGCCGTGCTGATCGCGCTGCGCCTGGCCGGCGTACGGATCTCCGCCGTGTACGCGCTGGTCGCCCTGGTCCTGTGGGGCGCGCTGCTGCGCTCCGGCGTCGATCCGGTGGTCAGCGGACTGGTCATGGGCCTGCTCACCTACGCCCACCCCGCCCAGCGGCACGCCCTGGAACGCGCCAGCCGGCTCTTCCGCCGCTTCCGCGAGCAGCCCACACCCGAACTGGAACGCACCCTGCGCCGGGGCCTGGCCACCGCGCTGTCGCCCAACGAGCGGCTCCAGCGCATGCTCCACCCCTGGACCAGCTATCTGATCGTGCCGTTGTTCGCGCTGGCCAACGCCGGTCTCCCGCTCGGTGCGGCCCGGCTCGCGGACGCCTTCACCTCGCCCGTCACCCTCGGCATCCTGCTCGGCTACGTCCTCGGCAAGCCGATCGGCGTCGCCGGCTCCACCTGGCTCGCCGTACGGCTCAGCCGCGGCCGGCTGCGCCCGCCGATCGGCTGGGGCGCGATCGCCGCGGGCGGCGGTCTGGCCGGGGTGGGCTTCACCGTGTCCCTGCTGATCGCCACCCTCGCCTTCCGCGGGCCCCGCCTTGAGGAGGCGAAGATCGGCATTCTGGCGACCGTCGTGTGCTCCTTCGCCGTCACCTGGCTGGTCACCGGGGCCCTGTCCCTGCTGCCCCCGCGCAGCCGGGCCCGCGCGCTGCTGGGCCGCGGCCGGGTCATCGTCGACCTCGGCGAGCCCGTCGACCCGGAGCGCGACCACGTCCGCGGACCGCTCGACGCCCCGGTGACGCTGGTCGAGTACGGCGACTACGAGTGCCCGTACTGCGGACTCGCCGAGCCGGTCGTGCGGGAGCTGCTCACCGAGTTCGGCGACGACGTACGCTACGTCTGGCGGCACCTGCCGCTGACCGACGTCCACCCGAACGCGCAGCTCGCCGCCGAGGCCGCGGAGGCCGCCGCCCGCCAGGGCCGCTTCTGGCGGATGCACGACGTCCTGATCAGCCACCAGGGCGACCTGAGCCCCAAGGACCTCCTGGGCTACGCCGGACAGGTCGGCCTCGACGTGGACCGCTTCCGCCGGGACCTGCGGGCGCGGGCGGGCGCGCAACGGGTGGCCGACGACGTGGAGTCGGCCGACCTCAGCGCCGTCTCCGGCACCCCGACCTTCTTCGTCAACGGCCGCCGCCACCACGGCGCCTACGACATCACCACCCTTGCGGCGGCAGTACGCGCCGCCCGGGAACGCGCGGCCCTGACGAGCACGGGCCCGCAGCCCTGA
- a CDS encoding Gfo/Idh/MocA family protein, with translation MRIGILGLGRIGAFHAETLSGLDAVESLVVADPFTDAAKAAAERFGAEVADSPEALLAAGVDGVVVAAATGAHPALILAAVDAGVPVFCEKPVARTMAEGVEVLKAVQDGHVPVQIGYNRRFDAGFAAARAAVRSGELGKLHTVRSTTLDPAPPPAAYIASSGGIFRDCSVHDFDIIRWVTGREVTEVYAVGGNRGADFIREAGDADTTGAVLTLDDGTIAVVSNSRHNARGYDVRMELHGFEDSIAVGLDDKLPVRSVEPGVTFPAGTPHDFFMDRFTAAYRAELTAFTEVVAGRLPSPCTVADALEAGWIAEACTLSLHEHRPVRVEEVRTV, from the coding sequence ATGCGCATCGGAATCCTCGGCCTCGGCCGGATCGGCGCCTTCCACGCCGAGACCCTCTCCGGACTCGACGCGGTCGAGTCGCTCGTCGTCGCCGACCCGTTCACGGACGCCGCGAAGGCCGCCGCCGAGCGGTTCGGGGCCGAGGTGGCCGACTCGCCCGAGGCGCTGCTGGCCGCCGGGGTGGACGGTGTCGTCGTGGCCGCGGCGACCGGCGCCCACCCGGCGCTGATCCTCGCCGCCGTCGACGCCGGGGTCCCCGTCTTCTGCGAGAAGCCGGTGGCCCGCACCATGGCGGAGGGCGTCGAGGTCCTCAAGGCCGTCCAGGACGGCCACGTGCCTGTGCAGATCGGCTACAACCGCCGCTTCGACGCCGGTTTCGCCGCGGCTCGCGCCGCCGTGCGGAGCGGCGAGCTCGGCAAGCTGCACACCGTACGCTCGACCACGCTCGACCCGGCGCCGCCGCCGGCCGCGTACATCGCCTCCTCCGGCGGGATCTTCCGGGACTGCTCGGTGCACGACTTCGACATCATCCGCTGGGTGACCGGGCGGGAGGTGACCGAGGTGTACGCCGTCGGCGGCAACCGGGGCGCCGACTTCATCAGGGAGGCGGGCGACGCCGACACCACCGGTGCCGTGCTCACGCTGGACGACGGAACGATCGCGGTGGTCTCCAACAGCCGCCACAACGCCCGCGGTTACGACGTCCGCATGGAGCTGCACGGCTTCGAGGACTCGATCGCCGTCGGCCTGGACGACAAGCTGCCGGTGCGCTCCGTCGAACCCGGGGTGACCTTCCCCGCCGGCACCCCGCACGACTTCTTCATGGACCGTTTCACCGCCGCCTACCGCGCCGAACTCACCGCGTTCACCGAGGTCGTGGCCGGCCGGCTGCCCTCCCCGTGCACGGTCGCGGACGCCCTGGAGGCCGGCTGGATCGCCGAGGCGTGCACCCTCTCCCTCCACGAACACCGTCCGGTGCGCGTCGAGGAGGTACGAACGGTCTGA
- a CDS encoding GOLPH3/VPS74 family protein: protein MSTARDLMIVALDVEPSRPPERGDLSLALAGAEAYDLLRAELLELDGDRIVPRLLPQVGDPLLAEAASSLVRQVPYETLEDWLWRRGRGLARAYLSALEQEGQVTWERSRWLPFRGGRTVLSETGARRRAAYRWAADEPVLLTLAAAVGIRDEMTAAEPGITDDAVLTVLAAVHDAVMELEAVRQRRAIEDAAFANVWRGA from the coding sequence ATGAGCACAGCGCGTGACCTGATGATCGTCGCCCTGGACGTGGAACCCAGCCGGCCGCCCGAGCGCGGGGACCTCTCCCTGGCGCTGGCCGGCGCCGAGGCGTACGACCTGCTGCGGGCCGAGCTGCTGGAGCTGGACGGCGACCGGATCGTGCCGCGGCTCCTGCCGCAGGTCGGCGACCCGCTGCTGGCCGAGGCCGCCTCGTCGCTGGTGCGCCAGGTGCCGTACGAGACCCTGGAGGACTGGCTCTGGCGGCGCGGGCGCGGCCTGGCCAGGGCCTATCTGAGCGCCCTGGAACAGGAGGGCCAGGTCACCTGGGAACGCAGCCGCTGGCTGCCCTTCCGGGGCGGCCGCACGGTCCTCAGCGAGACCGGGGCACGGCGGCGCGCGGCATACCGCTGGGCGGCCGACGAGCCGGTGCTGCTCACACTCGCGGCGGCCGTCGGCATCCGCGACGAGATGACCGCGGCGGAGCCGGGCATCACCGACGACGCCGTTCTCACCGTCCTCGCCGCCGTCCACGACGCCGTGATGGAACTGGAGGCCGTCCGCCAGCGCCGAGCCATCGAGGACGCGGCCTTCGCCAACGTCTGGCGCGGTGCGTAG